A stretch of the Coprobacillus cateniformis genome encodes the following:
- a CDS encoding MerR family transcriptional regulator, producing MKTNDLERDLGLSKHTIRYYEKEGFIQPQRDENGYRNYNSNDVQVLKLVKFLRNLEISIDDVKAILNGELDFHECLKINQIHLDKQIESIKEIKETIEDYHDKDLPLISELAEVEKSTSQARLGFQKTTKTVSLGRKLTKPWAIRQLFYSLIGSLVIGFGLGRFFVIAIDIPTVQGIVICLAITIFMEIILIGFACRNTSPTMLDNSIDQSVEFLRDGICYYEFTGPIHNLQYFIAVLLGKDEAMMHYYRYDEIEKVSVIGKRRYMKLGSPIAYVVYTADFLFEFQDGKKFYFYWPMILDDDARYIAIILEEKIKDIRDRHNILHAFKNGINLTDYLIDQ from the coding sequence ATGAAAACAAATGATTTAGAAAGAGATTTGGGATTATCAAAACATACTATTCGTTATTATGAAAAAGAGGGCTTTATTCAGCCTCAAAGAGATGAAAATGGTTATCGTAATTACAATTCTAATGATGTACAAGTCTTAAAGTTAGTTAAATTTTTAAGAAATCTAGAAATTTCTATTGATGATGTCAAAGCCATCTTAAATGGTGAATTAGATTTTCATGAATGTTTAAAAATTAATCAAATTCATTTGGATAAACAGATTGAAAGCATAAAAGAAATTAAAGAAACAATAGAAGATTACCATGATAAAGATCTTCCTTTAATATCAGAATTAGCAGAAGTAGAAAAGAGTACAAGTCAAGCTAGACTAGGATTTCAAAAAACAACCAAAACTGTTTCTTTGGGAAGAAAACTGACCAAACCTTGGGCAATAAGGCAACTCTTTTATAGTTTAATTGGTTCTTTGGTTATTGGGTTTGGTTTAGGAAGGTTCTTTGTTATTGCAATAGATATTCCAACAGTTCAAGGTATTGTGATTTGTCTAGCAATAACAATTTTCATGGAGATTATTCTTATAGGATTTGCTTGTAGGAATACATCACCAACGATGCTAGATAATTCAATTGATCAGTCTGTAGAATTTTTAAGAGATGGAATATGTTATTATGAGTTTACTGGACCGATTCATAATTTACAGTATTTTATTGCTGTATTATTAGGAAAAGATGAAGCAATGATGCATTATTATCGATATGATGAAATTGAAAAGGTGAGTGTTATTGGGAAAAGGCGTTATATGAAATTAGGAAGTCCAATTGCATATGTAGTGTATACTGCTGATTTTTTGTTTGAATTTCAGGATGGTAAAAAATTTTATTTTTACTGGCCAATGATTCTTGATGATGATGCTCGTTATATAGCAATTATTTTAGAAGAAAAAATAAAAGACATTAGGGATCGTCACAATATCCTTCATGCCTTTAAGAATGGTATCAATCTAACAGATTATTTAATTGATCAATAG
- a CDS encoding Gfo/Idh/MocA family protein has protein sequence MKLGIVGTGMIVNDLLSFIHDIESIELIHISGTKRSEEKVRELKEKHHFQRCSVSYDELLNDIEVDTVYVALPNHLHYSYTKLALEAHKNVILEKPMTSTIEEAKELKKLAIQNHLFLWEAITNQYLPNFYKIKSLLNELGHIKIVECNYSQYSSRYNAFKEGMILPAFDYTKSGGALMDLNIYNIHFVVGLFGKPIDIEYYPNIEKGIDTSGILILKYDTFQCVCIGAKDCKAPLSNNIQGDRGCIHIPTPVSYIGSFDLLMNDGSTQTINENNDVHRMYEEFFEFSRMYEQNDYQKCYDMLEHSMIVTEIQTIARRKAGILFPADDENM, from the coding sequence ATGAAATTAGGAATTGTAGGAACTGGTATGATTGTCAACGATCTTCTATCTTTTATTCATGATATAGAAAGTATCGAACTGATTCATATTTCAGGTACAAAGCGTAGTGAAGAAAAGGTAAGAGAGTTGAAAGAAAAGCATCATTTTCAAAGGTGTTCAGTTTCATATGATGAATTATTGAATGATATTGAAGTTGATACTGTTTATGTAGCATTACCAAACCATCTTCATTATTCATATACAAAACTTGCTTTAGAAGCACATAAAAATGTTATTTTAGAAAAACCAATGACATCTACAATAGAAGAAGCCAAGGAGTTAAAAAAATTAGCAATTCAAAATCATTTATTTCTATGGGAAGCGATTACGAATCAATACTTACCAAACTTTTATAAAATAAAATCATTGCTAAATGAATTAGGTCATATAAAGATTGTTGAGTGCAATTATTCTCAATATTCTTCAAGATATAATGCATTTAAGGAAGGAATGATTTTACCAGCTTTTGATTATACAAAATCAGGTGGAGCTTTAATGGATTTGAATATTTATAATATTCATTTTGTTGTAGGATTATTTGGGAAACCAATTGATATTGAATATTATCCAAATATAGAAAAAGGGATAGACACATCAGGAATACTTATTTTAAAATATGATACATTCCAATGTGTCTGTATAGGAGCGAAAGATTGTAAAGCACCATTATCTAATAATATTCAAGGAGATAGAGGATGTATTCATATTCCAACACCAGTAAGTTATATAGGTTCGTTTGATTTATTGATGAATGATGGGTCTACACAAACAATTAATGAAAATAATGATGTTCATAGAATGTATGAAGAGTTTTTTGAATTTAGCAGAATGTATGAACAGAATGACTATCAAAAGTGTTATGACATGCTAGAACATAGTATGATCGTGACTGAAATACAAACTATAGCTAGAAGAAAAGCCGGCATTCTTTTCCCAGCAGATGATGAAAATATGTAA
- a CDS encoding MurR/RpiR family transcriptional regulator, translating into MNIFNKLEQLVDLTDNEKILVCYMKEHTNDFIRLSAKDISKTCFVSVSTLYRLCNKLDVSGLSELKVHISASIENHLKEEKKFDYNFPFKQNETQYQIVHKLQEVYEQTITSTLNLIDLEQLRLIANQMRKAKSIDVYTSAGNIYFAENFKFQMQEIGINIHVPLEEYQQRLAAAMSNQDHVALVISFGGRGSSIGAITELLKKNKTPIVLICSTLENPLKNSADYILYMSSHEDHYNKISSFSTRMSLLYILDSLYTCYFKLDYDRNIKNKLTYYEKMTQIK; encoded by the coding sequence ATGAACATTTTTAATAAACTTGAGCAGCTTGTTGATTTAACAGATAATGAGAAAATATTAGTTTGTTATATGAAAGAGCATACGAATGACTTTATTCGTTTAAGTGCAAAAGACATTAGCAAGACATGTTTCGTCTCTGTTTCAACCTTATATAGATTATGCAATAAATTAGATGTGAGTGGACTTTCAGAACTCAAAGTCCATATTTCTGCATCTATTGAAAATCATTTAAAAGAAGAGAAAAAGTTTGATTATAATTTTCCTTTCAAACAAAATGAAACACAATATCAAATAGTTCATAAATTACAAGAAGTTTATGAACAAACAATTACATCTACATTAAATTTAATAGATCTCGAACAATTGCGATTAATTGCAAACCAAATGAGAAAAGCTAAAAGCATAGATGTTTATACTTCAGCAGGAAATATTTATTTTGCTGAAAACTTTAAATTTCAAATGCAAGAAATAGGAATCAATATTCATGTTCCTTTAGAAGAATATCAGCAAAGATTAGCTGCAGCAATGAGTAATCAAGATCATGTTGCACTTGTCATATCTTTTGGAGGACGAGGAAGTTCAATAGGTGCAATTACTGAATTGTTGAAGAAAAATAAGACACCAATAGTTTTAATCTGTTCTACTTTAGAAAACCCTTTAAAGAATTCTGCTGATTATATTCTATACATGAGTTCACATGAAGATCATTATAATAAAATATCGTCCTTCTCAACAAGAATGTCATTGCTTTATATCTTGGATAGTCTTTATACATGTTATTTTAAATTAGACTATGATAGAAATATTAAGAATAAATTAACTTATTACGAAAAGATGACACAAATAAAATAA
- a CDS encoding Cof-type HAD-IIB family hydrolase: MSVRVIIMDVDGTLMNSQKELSPKTKETLIRAEKAGAILILASGRPTSGLLDLAKELEMDKHHGLLVSYNGSKVIDCETMETLFNQALSVEEGKAVLEHMKSFDKVRPMIDKGEYMYVNNVYDNMIQWNGAPFDVIQYESRGGKFKLCEVDDLAEFVDFELNKILTTSDPEYLQEHYQEMMEPFKDKLSCMFTGPFYFEFTAQGIDKAKALDTVLIPMGYKKEEMIAFGDGHNDASMVKYAGIGVAMENAVQDLKDVADEVTLSNDEDGIAVCLHKHMPELN; encoded by the coding sequence ATGAGCGTAAGAGTTATTATCATGGATGTTGATGGAACATTAATGAATAGTCAAAAAGAATTAAGTCCTAAAACTAAGGAAACATTAATTCGTGCAGAAAAAGCAGGTGCTATTTTAATTTTAGCTTCTGGAAGACCAACATCTGGATTATTAGATTTGGCAAAAGAATTAGAAATGGATAAACATCATGGGTTATTGGTTTCATATAATGGATCAAAAGTTATTGATTGTGAAACAATGGAAACATTATTTAATCAAGCATTAAGTGTAGAAGAAGGAAAAGCTGTTTTAGAACATATGAAATCTTTTGATAAAGTAAGACCTATGATTGATAAAGGGGAATATATGTATGTGAATAACGTTTATGATAATATGATTCAATGGAATGGGGCACCATTTGATGTTATTCAATATGAATCACGTGGTGGAAAGTTTAAATTATGTGAAGTTGATGATTTAGCAGAATTTGTTGATTTTGAACTAAACAAGATTTTAACTACGAGTGACCCTGAGTATTTACAAGAACATTATCAAGAAATGATGGAACCATTTAAAGATAAATTAAGTTGTATGTTTACAGGTCCATTCTATTTTGAATTTACTGCTCAAGGAATTGATAAAGCCAAAGCTTTAGATACTGTTTTAATTCCAATGGGATATAAAAAAGAGGAAATGATTGCTTTTGGTGATGGTCATAATGATGCTTCAATGGTGAAATATGCTGGTATTGGTGTTGCTATGGAAAATGCTGTTCAAGATTTAAAAGATGTTGCTGATGAAGTGACATTATCTAATGATGAAGATGGCATTGCAGTATGTTTACATAAACATATGCCAGAATTGAATTGA
- a CDS encoding HAD family hydrolase: MIKAVLIDHMGTLVYEQSEYLEKLMSECVKNCPDCDSQTITKYWFTKHDELLKKYNGENYKTEYQIACEAFECTKAELGLLGDSQHYTDMLAEHWKNTPAFDDAYDFFAKCQLPIYILTNNDTKYVEESMNRLELQPKAIISSEMTHYYKPAKEAFEKALEIIGLDAQEVIYIGDSLGKDILAAQEVGIQPYFIGKEHVDDENIKVLETLLDIFQYI; encoded by the coding sequence ATGATAAAAGCAGTTTTGATTGACCATATGGGAACACTTGTCTATGAACAAAGTGAATATTTAGAAAAATTAATGAGTGAGTGTGTTAAGAATTGCCCTGATTGTGATTCTCAAACGATTACAAAATATTGGTTTACAAAACATGATGAACTCCTTAAAAAATATAATGGAGAGAATTATAAAACTGAATATCAAATTGCATGTGAAGCATTTGAATGCACCAAAGCAGAACTTGGGTTGTTAGGTGATAGTCAACATTATACAGATATGTTAGCAGAACATTGGAAAAACACACCTGCATTTGATGATGCTTATGATTTCTTTGCTAAATGTCAATTACCAATTTATATCCTCACTAACAATGATACAAAATATGTAGAAGAAAGCATGAATCGTTTAGAGCTGCAACCAAAAGCAATTATCTCAAGTGAAATGACACATTATTATAAACCAGCCAAAGAAGCGTTTGAGAAGGCCTTAGAAATCATCGGATTAGATGCTCAAGAAGTTATTTATATAGGAGATAGTCTCGGAAAAGATATCTTAGCTGCTCAAGAAGTAGGAATTCAACCTTATTTCATTGGTAAAGAACATGTTGATGATGAAAATATCAAAGTTTTAGAAACTTTGTTAGATATATTTCAGTATATTTAG
- a CDS encoding EFR1 family ferrodoxin (N-terminal region resembles flavodoxins. C-terminal ferrodoxin region binds two 4Fe-4S clusters.) translates to MIYNIYFSPTGSTQKVTSFLANQINTCTDVDLSLPKNNFSINIGKDDFCIVGVPSFGGRVPDIAIKRLSQLKGHQTPVLAVVTYGNRAYEDTLLELKETLEQQGFICIAAIACVAEHSIMHQFAKGRPNQDDLNEMAGFMEEVKKRLKKQAISVYVPGNNPYKEYHVIPLHPKASSTCHQCGLCARRCPVQAIPLDNPQEIMKGQCISCMRCVHICPQQARKCSSIKIKMASQKLQKQCMVKKENEFF, encoded by the coding sequence ATGATTTATAATATTTATTTTAGTCCAACAGGGAGTACTCAAAAAGTAACAAGTTTTTTAGCTAATCAAATAAATACGTGCACTGATGTTGATCTATCTCTACCTAAAAATAATTTTTCTATTAATATAGGAAAAGATGATTTTTGTATTGTTGGTGTTCCATCGTTTGGTGGACGAGTTCCTGATATTGCGATAAAAAGATTATCTCAATTAAAAGGTCATCAAACACCTGTTCTTGCTGTGGTGACTTATGGTAATCGGGCATATGAAGATACGTTATTAGAACTCAAGGAAACACTAGAACAACAAGGTTTTATTTGTATTGCAGCAATTGCTTGTGTGGCAGAGCATTCAATCATGCATCAGTTTGCAAAAGGAAGACCAAATCAAGATGATTTAAATGAGATGGCAGGATTTATGGAAGAGGTAAAAAAACGCTTGAAAAAACAGGCTATATCTGTATATGTCCCAGGCAATAATCCGTATAAAGAATACCATGTTATTCCCTTGCATCCTAAAGCATCAAGCACATGTCATCAGTGTGGATTATGTGCACGCCGCTGTCCTGTTCAAGCGATTCCACTTGATAATCCTCAAGAGATAATGAAAGGTCAATGCATTTCATGTATGCGTTGTGTCCATATCTGTCCACAACAAGCTAGAAAATGCAGTTCTATAAAAATAAAAATGGCATCACAAAAGTTACAAAAGCAATGCATGGTAAAGAAAGAAAATGAATTTTTTTAG
- a CDS encoding ArsR/SmtB family transcription factor, giving the protein MGETRKTLAKEFNDCRPILSVLGDTTRQSIILCLLENMKTGGMRVGELVDEIHISRTALSHHLKILKGCGIVGMREEGTKNFYYLNYRSSRVTSLIRLFRKIEEVQQDNCEACEERYCEGVIHHDL; this is encoded by the coding sequence ATGGGAGAGACAAGAAAGACTTTAGCAAAAGAATTTAATGATTGTCGACCTATTCTTTCTGTGTTAGGTGACACGACAAGACAAAGTATTATTTTATGTTTATTGGAAAATATGAAAACAGGTGGTATGAGAGTTGGTGAACTTGTCGACGAGATTCATATTTCTAGGACTGCTTTATCACATCATTTAAAAATCTTAAAAGGTTGTGGAATTGTTGGGATGCGAGAAGAAGGAACTAAAAACTTCTATTATCTTAATTATCGAAGTAGTCGTGTGACATCACTTATTCGGTTGTTTAGAAAAATTGAAGAAGTCCAGCAGGATAATTGTGAAGCTTGTGAGGAACGATATTGTGAGGGAGTGATTCATCATGATTTATAA
- a CDS encoding VOC family protein — MECYIKSMYLCVNDMDRAIHFYEDFFEQEVLIRDEVYSIFDIHGFRFGLFAYQKMGEEHIFGSNCLPSLEVENLNILQSKIQQLEICFPLTQIGDNWVVEFIDSEGNHIELTTPIVK, encoded by the coding sequence ATGGAATGTTATATAAAATCAATGTATTTATGTGTCAATGATATGGATAGAGCGATTCATTTTTATGAAGATTTTTTTGAACAAGAGGTATTGATTAGGGATGAAGTTTATAGTATTTTTGATATTCATGGTTTTCGATTTGGGTTGTTTGCATATCAGAAAATGGGTGAGGAACATATTTTCGGAAGTAATTGTTTGCCAAGTTTAGAAGTTGAAAACTTAAATATTTTGCAATCAAAGATTCAACAATTAGAGATTTGTTTTCCATTAACACAAATAGGAGATAACTGGGTTGTTGAATTTATTGATAGTGAAGGCAACCATATTGAACTAACAACACCTATAGTAAAATAA